In the genome of Planctomyces sp. SH-PL62, the window CATGCTCGACCACCTCGGTAACGAGTTCCTGGTCTGGCTCTGGCACCAGCTCCAGAACGAGAGCGACACCATCCCGCTGGCCGACGGCACCGAAGTCGCCGTGATGCTCGCCAAGACGCTGATGCTGGACTGCCCTCGCGGCGAGACCGGCCGCGACAGCCTCACCGACGACGCCCCGACCCGGCTCCCGGAGGCCTTCCGCGCCCTCCAGTCTGGCAAGCTGCCGCGCAAGGCGGGCCTGATCGTCGTCCGCCACGGCGCCCAGTATGAGTTCACCATCCAGGCCGAGAGCCTCGCCGTCACCGGCGCCTTGCTCCCGAAGCCCGAAGACCGCCTGGCCCCGTACGAGGCCAAGTGCGAGCGGATCGACGGCCTCCGCCACTTCGCCGAGACGCTGGACCTGCTGTTCGCCGCCTACCGCGACCGCAAGACGGCCGCATCCTGGGCCGCGGAAGTCGACCGCATCAAGCGCTGGCTGACCGCCGCCGCCTGATCCACGAACCAATCGAACGCAACGGCCCGCGGAGTCGTCAGCCTTCGCGACCCGGGGCCGTCGCCGTCCGATCGAGCCACGAGGGGGGAAGCCGAACGCGAAAGCGGGCGGCGACATCCTTTTCCCCCTCGTGTCGCTCATTTCGAAGACCGACCGAACGCCCTCCCGGCTCGCGGGGGAAGATCGCCCGATAGACCGGATGAGGGCTCAAACCGTCGTCAGGTCCCAGGAATCAGGCGCTGGCGTCGTCGAGGAGCTTCATCGCCTCGGCGTCGAGCTTGATCGAGAGGGCCTGGACGAGATCGTCGAGCTGTTCGACGCTGTTGGCGCCGGCGATCGGGGCGGTCACGCCGGGGCGGGCGAGCAGCCAGGCCAGGGCGACGCTCGCGGGCTTGGCCTTCAGGCCGGACGCCACCTGGTCGAGCGCGTCGAGGACGCGGAAGCCGCGATCGTTGAGGTATTTCTTGACGTTGGTGCTCCGCGCGGGGCTCTTCGACAGGTCGTCCTCGCGGCGATACTTGCCGGTGAGGAAGCCGCTTGCCAGCGAGTAATACGGGATGACGCCGATGTTCTCCTTGAGGCAGAAGGGACCCAGCTCGGCCTCGAAGTCCGCCCGCTCCACCAGGTTGTAGTGCGGTTGGAGGCACTGGTAGCGCGGGAGGCCGGTATCGGCGGCGATTTTGAGGGCCTCGGCCAGCCTCTCGGCGGTGAAGTTCGAGGCTCCGATCACACGGACCTTGCCCTCCTTGATGAGCTGGTCGTACGCTTCCAGCGTCTCCTGCTGGGGCGTCTCGGGGTCCTGGTCCTTGTGGGTCTGGTAGAGGTCGATGCGGTCGGTCTGGAGCCGCCTGAGCGAGTCTTCCGCGGCGCGGAGGATGTAGGACTTGCTCAGGCCGACCTTGCCGTCGCCCATGTCCATGCCGACCTTGGTCGCCAGGACGACCTGGTCTCGCTTGCCGCTCGCCTTGAACCACTTGCCCAGGATCGTCTCGGACTCGCCCCCCCGATTGCCGGGGGCCCATCGCGAGTAGACGTCGGCCGTGTCGATGAAGTTCAACCCGGCGGCGACGAAGCCGTCGAGCACCCGGAAGGAGGCCGCCTCGTCGATCGTCCAGCCGAACACGTTCCCGCCCAGCGCGAGCGGGACGACTTCCAACTCCGAGCCGCCGACCTTGCGCCTTTCCATCGTCCATCTCCCTGTTCGAGGTGTTCCGCGACGCAGCTTCGACATTTCGCCGCGCTTCGCCGACATTTTAGCGGGCAGGCAAACCGCGACCGCCGTTTGGGGACCGGGAGCCGTCCCGGATGCGAAACGCACGGCGAAACGGTAAGCTCGTCGAGACGCCCGCCACAGGATGGGGCGGGGACGCAACCGAGGCCGGGGACCGCAGAGAACGATGCAAGCGACGATTGACGCCGTGGCGTTCGACCTGGACGGGCTGATGTTCGACACGGAGGCCCTGTTCTTCCGGGTCGCGTGCGAGACCCTGGAGGCCCGGGGGGGCCGGTTCACGGCCGAGATGATGGCGGCGATGATCGGCCGCCGGGCCGTCGAGGCCGGCCACGTCCTCCAGACGATGAGCGGGATCGACGCCGACCCGGCGGAACTGCTCGCCGACGTCCGCGAGCGATACCTCGCGGTGCTGGACAC includes:
- a CDS encoding aldo/keto reductase, with translation MERRKVGGSELEVVPLALGGNVFGWTIDEAASFRVLDGFVAAGLNFIDTADVYSRWAPGNRGGESETILGKWFKASGKRDQVVLATKVGMDMGDGKVGLSKSYILRAAEDSLRRLQTDRIDLYQTHKDQDPETPQQETLEAYDQLIKEGKVRVIGASNFTAERLAEALKIAADTGLPRYQCLQPHYNLVERADFEAELGPFCLKENIGVIPYYSLASGFLTGKYRREDDLSKSPARSTNVKKYLNDRGFRVLDALDQVASGLKAKPASVALAWLLARPGVTAPIAGANSVEQLDDLVQALSIKLDAEAMKLLDDASA